One Serpentinicella alkaliphila DNA segment encodes these proteins:
- a CDS encoding site-2 protease family protein: MFNFSLARIVLTLPGILLGLTIHEYSHALSAYYMGDDTAKYYGRLSLNPIKHIDPIGFLMLLFAGFGWAKPVPVNPNNFKNRKLGYFLVSISGPLSNFILAILLTFILGLQITMQNNKTVEQIIFFGIYINLVLGVFNLFPIPPLDGSKLLLLILPDTMEHKYYSIQKYSYALLFLLLYFGVISKVLFPIVQFILNYVLQILIFFF; encoded by the coding sequence ATGTTTAACTTTAGTTTGGCTAGAATCGTTTTGACTTTACCAGGTATCCTGTTAGGACTAACCATACATGAATACTCTCATGCTCTTTCAGCATATTACATGGGAGATGATACTGCAAAATATTACGGAAGACTATCATTGAATCCAATAAAGCATATAGATCCCATTGGTTTTCTTATGCTTCTATTTGCTGGGTTTGGTTGGGCTAAACCTGTGCCTGTAAATCCTAATAACTTTAAAAATAGAAAACTAGGTTATTTTCTGGTTTCAATTAGTGGCCCCTTATCAAATTTTATTTTAGCTATCCTTCTTACATTTATACTTGGACTACAAATAACAATGCAAAATAACAAAACAGTGGAACAAATCATTTTCTTTGGTATTTATATTAATTTAGTTTTGGGAGTTTTTAATTTATTTCCAATACCACCCCTAGACGGTTCAAAATTACTTCTATTAATATTGCCTGATACTATGGAACACAAGTATTATAGTATACAAAAGTACTCTTATGCCCTTTTATTTCTTTTGTTATACTTTGGTGTTATTAGTAAAGTACTGTTTCCAATAGTTCAATTTATTTTAAATTATGTTCTACAAATACTAATATTCTTCTTTTAG
- a CDS encoding CBS domain-containing protein, which yields MKVITSHLNLDFDGLSSMVACSKIYPDANMIFSGRINDDVKRFYNLYKNILNIGLANKINVNEITELIIVDVNSSNRIGKFKDALKNNIGVKIYDHHPTGPQTIEKSDKIFQKYGSCTTILVEEIITKNIDINSFEATLFLLGIYADTNCLTFKNTTPNDAKVVSFLLEKGGDLDIVREHISQDLSGEHDKLLLSLLFNMETLEINNYKVIISTHETEEFIGELSYITNKILDIRKCDAIFNIVKMDNRIYIVGRGSTENINIREILAEFGGAGHLSAASANIKDGDISKTKIELLKILHQKIKPQVTAEHIMSYPVKSVFEDMTVEEVNKIMLRYGHTGMPVVKDERLIGIISRTDIDKAMIHKLGHAPVKAFMSREVKIVNHDTSINEINELLVKNNIGRLPVIRDEKIIGIVTRTDMLKILHGNNYPFWYRELFISQSNPEKYNCVSKLNKLPPNILSLLKSAGEIGDKLNYKVFVVGGFVRDLILNRPNFDIDIVIEGDGIEFAEEFNKRLNGTINTYASFGTATVILETGEAIDIVTARREYYEHPAALPKIEKSSIWSDLFRRDFTINCMALQLNEKKFGTLLDYFGGLEDLENKKIRILYNLSFIEDPTRIFRAIRFAARMNFAIEEETKEFICKAISENMIKKLSEDRIREELVSILKDSYPHLGLKLLTEYGVINNLNSDLIIDADIIEKVQNITKSIKEFDSFNIEISKYKVIVLQILSSVNNLDEVMNLFFTTSHFEEIKNTLAHKNSIYEALLAENLDKYHLFTLLKGLSIESLVFYYNDCNDEYMRHYIMLYMLILRNISIHVTGEDLKKLNISPGPIYKKIFDEILKAKILGLVYSKEDELKFIEKNNLLGK from the coding sequence ATGAAGGTAATAACTAGTCACCTTAATCTAGACTTTGATGGCTTATCAAGTATGGTTGCTTGTTCCAAAATATATCCAGATGCTAATATGATATTTTCTGGTAGAATAAATGATGATGTAAAAAGGTTTTATAATTTATATAAAAATATATTAAATATAGGGCTTGCTAACAAAATTAATGTTAATGAAATAACCGAGCTAATAATTGTTGATGTTAATTCTAGTAATAGAATAGGTAAATTTAAAGATGCTTTGAAAAATAATATAGGTGTTAAGATTTATGATCATCATCCAACAGGGCCTCAAACTATTGAGAAGTCTGATAAAATATTTCAAAAATATGGTTCCTGTACTACTATACTAGTAGAAGAAATTATTACTAAAAACATAGATATTAATTCATTCGAAGCAACCTTATTTTTACTAGGTATTTATGCAGACACTAATTGTCTTACATTTAAGAACACAACCCCAAATGATGCTAAAGTAGTTTCCTTTTTACTAGAAAAGGGTGGGGACTTAGACATAGTAAGGGAGCATATAAGTCAAGACTTAAGCGGTGAACATGATAAACTACTTTTATCTCTGCTATTTAATATGGAAACCTTAGAAATAAACAACTACAAAGTAATCATTTCTACCCATGAAACAGAAGAATTTATAGGAGAGTTGTCATATATTACAAATAAAATCTTAGATATACGTAAATGTGATGCTATATTTAATATTGTTAAAATGGATAATCGTATATATATAGTTGGAAGAGGCTCTACTGAGAATATAAATATAAGAGAAATCTTAGCAGAGTTTGGAGGAGCAGGACATTTAAGTGCAGCATCAGCAAATATTAAAGATGGAGATATTAGTAAAACAAAAATAGAGCTTTTGAAAATACTTCATCAAAAAATAAAGCCACAGGTTACAGCAGAGCATATAATGAGCTATCCTGTAAAGTCTGTATTTGAGGATATGACTGTAGAAGAGGTTAATAAAATAATGCTAAGATATGGTCATACAGGGATGCCAGTTGTTAAGGATGAACGACTAATCGGAATCATTTCTAGAACAGATATTGATAAGGCGATGATACATAAACTTGGACATGCTCCAGTGAAAGCATTTATGTCTAGGGAAGTAAAAATTGTAAATCACGATACTTCTATTAACGAAATAAATGAACTACTTGTTAAAAATAATATAGGTAGATTACCAGTAATTAGAGATGAGAAAATAATCGGCATTGTAACTAGAACAGATATGTTAAAAATCCTTCATGGTAACAATTATCCTTTTTGGTATAGGGAGTTATTTATATCTCAATCAAATCCTGAAAAGTACAACTGCGTTAGCAAACTAAACAAGCTTCCTCCTAATATACTCAGTCTTTTAAAATCTGCTGGAGAAATAGGAGATAAATTAAACTATAAAGTTTTTGTAGTAGGTGGTTTTGTTAGAGACTTAATATTGAATAGACCTAATTTTGATATAGACATAGTTATAGAAGGTGATGGTATTGAGTTTGCAGAGGAGTTTAATAAAAGACTAAATGGAACTATAAATACATATGCGAGTTTTGGAACAGCTACGGTTATTTTGGAAACTGGTGAAGCAATCGATATCGTAACAGCTAGAAGAGAATATTATGAGCATCCAGCAGCTTTACCCAAAATAGAGAAAAGCTCAATATGGAGCGATTTATTTAGGCGGGATTTTACAATTAATTGTATGGCATTACAGTTAAATGAGAAAAAATTTGGTACACTACTAGACTACTTTGGTGGTTTAGAGGATTTAGAAAACAAAAAAATTAGAATATTATATAATCTTAGCTTTATTGAGGACCCAACGAGAATATTCAGAGCTATTAGATTTGCAGCTCGAATGAATTTTGCTATTGAAGAGGAAACTAAGGAATTTATATGTAAGGCAATAAGTGAAAATATGATAAAGAAACTAAGTGAAGATAGAATCCGCGAAGAATTAGTTAGCATTCTTAAAGATTCATATCCCCATTTAGGATTAAAGTTGCTTACTGAATATGGCGTAATAAATAATTTAAATAGTGATTTAATAATTGATGCTGATATTATTGAAAAAGTACAAAATATAACTAAGTCTATTAAGGAATTTGATTCATTTAATATAGAAATTTCAAAGTATAAAGTAATAGTGCTTCAAATTTTAAGTAGTGTTAATAACCTAGATGAAGTAATGAATCTATTTTTTACTACCTCACACTTTGAGGAAATAAAAAATACTCTAGCTCATAAAAATTCCATTTATGAGGCACTCTTAGCGGAAAATCTAGACAAATACCATTTATTTACATTGTTAAAAGGTTTGTCTATTGAATCATTAGTATTTTATTATAATGATTGCAATGATGAATATATGAGACATTATATTATGCTATATATGCTAATACTCAGAAATATATCTATACATGTAACAGGAGAGGATTTAAAAAAATTAAATATTTCACCTGGCCCGATTTATAAAAAAATTTTTGATGAAATACTTAAAGCGAAAATTTTAGGATTAGTTTATAGTAAGGAAGATGAGTTAAAGTTCATAGAGAAAAACAATCTATTAGGAAAATAA
- a CDS encoding epoxyqueuosine reductase, translating to MDSCPTKAILEPGKLLPQKCIAFNHWATKFVPMEIREVNGGRIHGCDVCQEVCPRKKKFLQTATKGDSFLDLLANELDLEKLLLMEDTYYEKIVHPIMYNYIKSKKVFQRNAAIALGNSQDEKHVLALTTALNTCDPMVREYAAWALGNIGGEMAKAKLEKELEHEQTDIVKEAINTALAKFQ from the coding sequence ATAGATTCATGTCCGACTAAAGCTATTTTAGAACCTGGAAAGTTGTTACCTCAGAAATGTATTGCCTTTAACCATTGGGCTACAAAGTTTGTACCCATGGAAATACGTGAAGTAAATGGTGGTCGTATACATGGTTGTGATGTTTGTCAGGAGGTATGTCCTCGAAAGAAGAAATTCCTCCAAACAGCTACTAAAGGGGATTCATTCTTAGATCTTTTAGCAAATGAGCTTGATTTAGAAAAACTGTTATTAATGGAAGACACTTATTACGAAAAAATTGTCCATCCAATAATGTATAACTATATAAAAAGTAAAAAGGTTTTTCAAAGAAATGCAGCCATAGCCCTTGGTAATAGTCAAGACGAAAAACATGTGCTAGCGTTGACTACTGCTCTGAATACCTGTGACCCAATGGTACGGGAGTATGCCGCTTGGGCACTGGGTAATATAGGAGGGGAGATGGCCAAAGCTAAATTAGAAAAAGAACTAGAACATGAACAAACAGATATTGTTAAAGAAGCAATAAATACTGCCCTAGCTAAATTCCAATAA
- a CDS encoding D-alanyl-D-alanine carboxypeptidase family protein, with amino-acid sequence MKKRLLCLALVIITIMSYNINIASAQTAQPFNINAKSAVLIDWSTGEVLYEKNIHEQLPPASVTKIMTMLLAMEALDSGKITLADKVVVSERASRMGGTQLYIEPGEIKTVEELMKGIAIRSANDACVAMAEFISGSEEIFVQRMNERAKELGMVNTNFVNTNGLPADGHVTTAYDIALMSRELLKHKDVTVWLTTWMDSVDVGVKKQSTQQLVNTNKLLRTYQGINGIKTGFTQEAMHCLSASATRGNNTFISVVLGAPSSELRFGEAAKLLDYGFANFNTVEILTKETGIADVPIQKAKVQTIKGIPAEDVYVLVKKGQEESIDKEIIINKVSAPLKKGAVIGEVIVRQDGKEINRVNIITEDAVERASVFTVLNKMFKGMTGRK; translated from the coding sequence ATGAAAAAACGTTTACTATGTCTAGCTTTAGTAATTATTACTATTATGTCCTACAATATAAATATAGCTAGTGCTCAAACAGCACAACCATTCAATATAAATGCTAAATCCGCAGTACTTATTGATTGGTCAACTGGTGAAGTTTTATATGAGAAGAACATACATGAGCAACTTCCCCCAGCAAGTGTAACGAAAATAATGACTATGCTTCTAGCCATGGAAGCTTTAGATAGTGGTAAAATCACTTTAGCTGATAAAGTAGTAGTTAGTGAGCGTGCTTCTCGTATGGGAGGTACACAATTATATATTGAGCCTGGTGAGATAAAAACCGTAGAGGAGCTTATGAAAGGTATTGCCATACGTTCTGCAAATGATGCTTGTGTTGCTATGGCAGAATTTATATCAGGCAGTGAAGAAATATTTGTTCAAAGAATGAATGAAAGAGCAAAAGAGCTTGGTATGGTTAATACAAACTTTGTTAACACAAATGGCTTACCTGCTGATGGACATGTAACCACAGCCTATGATATTGCATTAATGTCTAGAGAGTTGTTAAAACATAAAGATGTAACTGTATGGCTTACTACATGGATGGATAGTGTAGATGTTGGAGTAAAAAAACAATCTACACAACAATTAGTAAATACAAATAAACTTTTAAGAACATATCAAGGTATTAACGGTATTAAAACTGGCTTTACACAAGAAGCAATGCATTGCTTATCTGCATCTGCCACTAGAGGAAATAATACCTTTATTTCGGTAGTTTTAGGTGCACCAAGTTCTGAACTGCGTTTTGGTGAAGCTGCTAAGCTTTTAGACTATGGTTTTGCAAACTTTAATACAGTTGAAATATTAACTAAAGAGACTGGAATAGCAGATGTACCAATTCAAAAGGCAAAAGTACAAACTATTAAAGGTATCCCAGCTGAAGATGTTTATGTACTAGTTAAAAAAGGACAAGAAGAATCCATAGATAAAGAAATCATTATTAATAAAGTAAGTGCACCACTAAAAAAAGGTGCTGTTATAGGTGAAGTAATAGTTAGACAAGATGGCAAAGAGATAAATAGAGTTAATATTATTACAGAAGATGCTGTTGAAAGAGCATCAGTATTTACAGTATTAAATAAAATGTTTAAAGGAATGACAGGCAGAAAATAA
- a CDS encoding pyrimidine-nucleoside phosphorylase, translated as MRIIDIILKKRNGEKLSREEIDYMVREYTLGNIPDYQVSALLMAIYFQKLDDEETAYLTESMMNSGEIVDLRHVEGIKVDKHSTGGVGDKTTIALAPIVAACGVPVAKMSGRGLGHTGGTLDKLESIPGFNVNLTKDEFINQVNEIKVSVIGQTSNLVPADKKLYALRDVTATVDNISLIASSIMSKKLASGADAIVLDVKTGSGAFMQDINDSFELAKEMVQIGTNMNRETVAIISDMDQPLGYAVGNCLEIKEAIDVLLGRGPEDLKELCIVVGAHMILLAKKADDLGQAKAMIEEAISSGKAFSVFKEFVERQGGDITFIDNIELLPKAKEIYALRATKRGYIHKIHANTVGLSAMILGAGREHKDSIIDLSVGIVLNKKCGDFVTEGDVLAYIHSNNSILTEQSATKMITAFKIEQNIPEIRPLIFGTVTKESMG; from the coding sequence GTGAGGATTATTGATATTATCCTAAAAAAAAGAAATGGAGAAAAATTGAGCCGTGAAGAAATAGATTATATGGTAAGAGAATATACCCTAGGTAATATTCCTGATTATCAAGTATCTGCACTTCTTATGGCAATTTATTTTCAAAAACTAGACGATGAAGAGACAGCATATTTAACAGAGTCGATGATGAATTCTGGAGAGATCGTTGACTTACGGCATGTTGAAGGTATTAAGGTAGATAAGCATAGCACTGGCGGAGTAGGTGATAAGACAACCATCGCTTTAGCTCCTATTGTTGCTGCCTGTGGTGTTCCTGTAGCTAAAATGTCTGGACGTGGACTTGGTCATACGGGGGGGACCCTTGATAAATTAGAATCTATTCCTGGGTTTAATGTAAATCTCACTAAAGATGAGTTTATAAATCAGGTTAATGAAATAAAGGTATCAGTTATTGGTCAAACTTCAAATCTAGTCCCAGCAGATAAAAAACTTTATGCCCTAAGAGATGTAACAGCTACTGTAGACAATATATCTTTAATAGCTAGCAGCATCATGAGTAAAAAGTTAGCTTCTGGGGCGGATGCTATTGTTTTAGATGTTAAAACTGGAAGTGGAGCTTTTATGCAAGACATTAATGACTCCTTCGAATTAGCAAAAGAGATGGTACAAATAGGCACAAATATGAATAGAGAAACAGTTGCAATTATTTCAGATATGGATCAACCCTTAGGATATGCTGTAGGGAACTGTCTAGAAATTAAAGAAGCTATAGATGTGTTACTAGGTAGGGGTCCAGAGGACCTGAAAGAGCTGTGTATTGTAGTAGGGGCACATATGATACTACTTGCTAAAAAAGCCGATGATTTAGGTCAGGCTAAAGCTATGATTGAAGAAGCTATTAGTTCTGGAAAAGCTTTCTCTGTATTTAAGGAATTTGTGGAAAGACAGGGTGGAGATATTACTTTTATTGATAATATTGAATTATTACCTAAGGCAAAGGAGATTTATGCTCTTAGAGCTACTAAAAGGGGATATATACATAAAATTCATGCAAATACTGTTGGTTTAAGTGCTATGATTTTAGGAGCAGGTAGAGAGCATAAAGATAGTATAATTGATTTGTCAGTAGGAATTGTTCTAAACAAAAAATGTGGAGATTTTGTTACTGAAGGTGATGTTCTAGCTTATATCCATAGCAATAATTCTATATTAACTGAACAAAGCGCTACTAAGATGATTACAGCTTTTAAAATAGAACAAAATATACCTGAAATTAGACCGTTAATATTTGGTACAGTAACCAAAGAAAGTATGGGGTAA
- a CDS encoding purine-nucleoside phosphorylase: MNDILNKVREAKEHIESEITVKPQVGLILGSGLGTLADEIKNPIILDYDEIPHFPISTVEGHAGNLVIGELEGKIVVAMKGRFHYYEGYSMQEVTFPVRVMKALGIEHIIITNACGGLNSKLYPGALMIINDHINFTGDNPLIGRNYEEFGPRFPDMSTAYNKDLIKLAHKVGKEIGVETFEGVYISISGPNYLSKAELSMMINFGADTVGMSTVPEVIVANHMGMKILGISCVTDMAIPNQLESISHEQVMEVANKTRPKFISLVKGILNEVNI, translated from the coding sequence ATGAATGACATTCTAAACAAAGTAAGAGAAGCTAAAGAACATATAGAAAGCGAAATTACTGTTAAGCCACAGGTTGGACTTATTTTAGGGTCAGGATTGGGGACTTTAGCTGATGAAATAAAAAACCCTATTATTTTAGATTATGACGAGATACCGCATTTCCCTATATCTACTGTAGAAGGTCATGCAGGAAATTTAGTTATTGGGGAATTAGAAGGTAAAATTGTTGTTGCTATGAAAGGCCGTTTTCATTACTATGAAGGCTACTCAATGCAGGAAGTAACATTCCCAGTTAGAGTTATGAAAGCCCTAGGTATAGAGCATATTATTATTACAAATGCCTGTGGGGGATTAAATTCTAAATTGTATCCAGGGGCTTTAATGATTATTAACGATCATATTAATTTCACTGGTGATAATCCACTAATTGGACGAAATTATGAAGAATTTGGACCTAGATTTCCAGATATGTCTACCGCATATAATAAAGATCTTATTAAGCTCGCTCATAAAGTAGGTAAGGAAATCGGTGTTGAGACCTTTGAAGGCGTGTATATTTCTATAAGTGGACCTAATTACCTCTCTAAAGCAGAACTAAGTATGATGATTAATTTCGGTGCTGATACAGTTGGAATGTCTACAGTACCGGAGGTAATTGTAGCTAATCATATGGGGATGAAAATATTAGGGATTTCCTGCGTAACTGACATGGCTATTCCGAATCAACTAGAATCCATAAGTCATGAACAAGTAATGGAAGTTGCAAATAAAACTAGACCTAAGTTTATTTCCCTAGTTAAGGGTATTTTAAATGAGGTGAATATCTAG
- a CDS encoding purine-nucleoside phosphorylase, translated as MSLNYKITETSQYIIDKVNVKPEIGFILGSGLGVLADKIENPKIIPYSEIPHFPKSTVHGHAGELVFGEFQGKNVVAMKGRFHYYEGYPLEVVTFPIRVMKALGVTTLIVTNAAGGVNQNFEPGDLMIIEDHLNLSNSNPLIGPNDEKLGVRFPDMSNAYNKTLITLAEITADELNIKVKKGVYTFLSGPTYETPAEIRMLKKIGADAVGMSTVPEVIVAVHSGLKVLGISCITNMAAGILDQPLNHEEVIETAAKVKEKFLSYLTEIIKNI; from the coding sequence ATGAGTTTAAATTATAAAATAACAGAGACTAGCCAATACATAATTGATAAAGTTAATGTTAAGCCTGAAATAGGATTTATACTAGGCTCTGGTTTAGGTGTGTTAGCAGATAAGATTGAAAACCCAAAAATTATCCCATACAGTGAAATACCTCATTTTCCTAAATCTACAGTACATGGTCATGCAGGTGAACTGGTGTTTGGAGAATTTCAAGGAAAAAATGTTGTTGCCATGAAGGGAAGATTTCACTACTATGAAGGATACCCTCTTGAAGTTGTTACTTTTCCTATTCGTGTAATGAAAGCGTTGGGAGTAACTACTCTTATTGTAACTAATGCTGCAGGTGGAGTAAATCAAAACTTTGAACCTGGAGATTTAATGATTATTGAAGATCATCTAAATTTATCTAATAGTAACCCACTCATAGGTCCGAATGATGAAAAGCTTGGGGTTAGGTTTCCAGATATGTCAAATGCATATAACAAAACTTTAATTACTCTAGCAGAAATAACCGCTGATGAGCTAAATATTAAAGTAAAGAAAGGTGTTTACACATTTTTAAGTGGGCCTACTTATGAAACACCTGCAGAAATTAGAATGCTTAAAAAAATTGGGGCTGATGCAGTTGGAATGTCGACTGTTCCAGAAGTCATTGTAGCAGTACATTCTGGGCTAAAGGTATTAGGTATTTCATGTATTACAAATATGGCTGCAGGCATTTTAGATCAACCACTTAACCATGAAGAGGTTATAGAAACAGCAGCTAAAGTGAAAGAAAAGTTTTTAAGTTATTTAACTGAAATTATTAAGAATATATAA